In Microplitis mediator isolate UGA2020A chromosome 2, iyMicMedi2.1, whole genome shotgun sequence, a single window of DNA contains:
- the LOC130663133 gene encoding speckle-type POZ protein-like, producing MLTMSLNQPITKLRLGESKQIVDDLKDLFHSKEGSDVVLIVGDKKIPAHKTLLVSRSPVFSAMFKHKLKENQENEVDIPDMDPDICEKLLEFIYTDNVTDFDQFFERLYEPADKYQIPALKKVCEELLYKNVNVENAVQYLVLLDRHNAGEEFFNYILDFIAINSKKIIETPEFKALEKTNTELLMTIVTKICSSK from the coding sequence TCAACCCATCACTAAACTTCGATTAGGAGAATCGAAACAAATTGTCGACGATTTAAAAGATCTTTTTCATAGTAAAGAAGGCAGTGATGTTGTTCTAATTGTGGGAGATAAGAAAATTCCAGCTCACAAAACTTTGCTGGTGAGTCGAAGCCCTGTATTTTCTGCAATGTTTAAACATAAGCTGAAAGAAAACCAAGAAAATGAAGTAGACATTCCTGATATGGATCCTGATATTTGTGAGAAACTgttagaatttatttatacggACAATGTGACTgattttgatcaattttttgaaCGTTTATACGAACCGGCAGATAAATATCAGATACCAGCTCTTAAAAAGGTATGCGAAGAATTACTTTATAAGAACGTAAATGTTGAAAATGCCGTTCAATATCTCGTTTTACTTGACCGTCATAATGCTGgtgaagaattttttaactatataCTTGATTTCATCGCAATCAATTCCAAGAAAATTATCGAAACCCCAGAATTTAAAGCCTTGGAAAAAACTAATACAGAATTATTAATGACTATAGTAACGAAAATTTGCagtagcaaataa